The following are encoded in a window of Dictyostelium discoideum AX4 chromosome 6 chromosome, whole genome shotgun sequence genomic DNA:
- the abcB1 gene encoding ABC transporter B family protein: MTKKNFNDEENESLLETYNKQQQKQSISTTNRSDQKFGINNANKQFSLNNKKSINGEEIDEEELIEDTIFFKFKLDSKQRNSIKLFIQIVSLVILAGYLISINALYFSTNARSIIFYPSINSNTTDSGSVSPTSTPSPTPTPTPSPTSLLLQTLTSTTTSYDSSEIEALNGGTFNMKYFFYFSTFDILLISYFISLFWLLLIFSDSFIYHTISYIITIIALIYNVIKSYFTITQILSINNNIITTSSSSNEIYNGSDSYLPNESPLFDSLKVREIIIVIVLVGIPLMVLFLVLHIITLQLSFKKYKRLSDKEKQFYNQSNEEKRLNKKVEVKHSNLKRLIQLSRPELPIILAAMVALVFSSLTSLAMPYFFGSIVQVVATTHSFNNLNSSTLALVVIFVIGSISTLVRSWLFYLAGQKFVARIRRNLFSSIVNQEIGYFDQCRTGELLSRLSSDSQVIQNSVTVNISMLFRYTIQIIGSVILLFITNWRLTLLMLGIVPVLAISTVVYGKKIKQLGKQFQDELAKSSTTGEEVISNIRTVRSFSKEQKFIDLYSKDINGSYLIGKSLAVATGVFSGIVFLVAQLAIVLIVYVGARQVLDGTLSTGDLTSFLLYTLSLAMSLAFISSLMTDFLKAIGSSDRIFEIFDRVPAINVSGGKQIQNPLGEIELKDVEFSYPTRPNNSVLKGLNLKLSKGTITALVGPSGGGKSTVIAMIERFYDPNSGSITFDGIDIKELDPVWYRGIIGYVSQEPVLFAGSIKDNITFGNDSATMDQIISAAEKANAHSFIEEFENGYDTIVGERGVRLSGGQKQRVAIARAMIQNPMILLLDEATSALDAESEYLVKQAIDEIMKDRTVIVIAHRLSTVINANTVVVINQGKIEEMGTHKELLNNTDGIYHNLVKRQLSSDD, translated from the coding sequence ATGACAAAGAAgaattttaatgatgaagaaaatgaatcattattagaaacatataataaacaacaacaaaaacaatcaatatCAACTACAAATCGTAGTGACCAAAAATTTGGAATTAATAATGCAAATAAACAAttctctttaaataataagaaaTCAATAAATGGTGAAGAGATTGATGAAGAGgaattaattgaagatacaattttctttaaatttaaattggatAGTAAACAAAggaattcaattaaattatttatccaAATTGTATCATTAGTAATATTAGCTGGttatttaatatcaataaatgCATTATATTTCAGTACAAATGCAAGAagcattattttttatccatcaattaatagtaatactaCTGATAGTGGTAGTGTGAGTCCAACCTCAACACCATccccaacaccaacaccaacaccatcaccaacatcactactactacaaacattaacatcaacaacaacatcatatGATTCATCAGAAATTGAAGCATTAAATGGTGGTACATTTAATAtgaaatactttttttatttttcaacatttgatatattattaatatcatattttatatcattattttggttgttattaatattctctgatagttttatttatcatACTATTAGTTATATTATAACAATTATTGcattaatttataatgttattaaatcatattttacaattacacaaattttatcaattaataataatattataacaacatcatcatcatctaatgaaatttataatgGTAGTGATAGTTATTTACCAAATGAAAGTCcattatttgattcattaaaagttagagaaattataattgtaattgttttagTTGGTATACCATTGatggtattatttttagtattaCATATAATAACATTACAATtaagttttaaaaagtataaaaGATTATCAGATAAAGAGAAACAATTTTATAATCAATCAAATGAAGagaaaagattaaataaaaaagttgagGTTAAACATTCAAATCTAAAGAGACTAATTCAATTATCAAGACCAGAGTTACCAATTATTTTAGCAGCAATGGTTGCTTTGGTATTTAGTTCATTGACATCATTGGCTATGCCTTACTTTTTCGGTTCAATTGTTCAAGTCGTTGCAACCACtcatagttttaataatttaaattcaagtaCATTGGCATTGGTCGTTATTTTCgtaattggttcaatttcaACATTGGTTAGAAGTTGGTTATTCTATTTAGCTGGTCAAAAATTTGTTGCACGTATTCGTAGAAATTTATTCTCATCAATTGTTAATCAAGAGATTGGTTATTTCGATCAATGTAGAACTGGTGAGCTATTAAGTAGATTATCAAGTGATTCACAAGTGATTCAAAATTCAGTCACTGTTAATATCTCAATGTTATTTAGATAtacaattcaaattattggttccgttattttattattcattacCAATTGGAGATTAACATTATTAATGTTAGGTATTGTACCTGTACTTGCAATATCAACCGTTGTATATGGTaagaaaattaaacaattggGTAAACAATTTCAAGATGAATTAGCAAAATCATCAACCACTGGTGAAGAggtaatttcaaatataagAACAGTACGTTCATTTTCAAAGGAACAAAAATTCATTGACCTCTAttcaaaagatattaatggtagttatttaattggtaaatCATTGGCTGTTGCAACCGGTGTATTCAGTGGTATTGTATTTTTAGTAGCACAATTGGCAATTGTATTAATCGTTTATGTTGGTGCTAGACAGGTTTTAGATGGTACATTATCAACTGGTGATTTAACTTCATTCCTTTTGTATACACTTTCATTGGCAATGAGTTTGGCTTTCATTAGTAGTTTAATGACTGATTTCTTAAAGGCAATCGGTTCATCGGATCgtatatttgaaattttcgATAGAGTACCAGCTATCAATGTTTCAGGTGgtaaacaaattcaaaatccattgggtgaaattgaattgaaaGATGTGGAATTCTCTTATCCAACTAGACCAAATAATAGTGTTTTAAAGggtttaaatttgaaattatcaaAAGGTACAATCACAGCTTTGGTAGGTCCATCTGGTGGTGGTAAGTCAACTGTAATTGCAATGATTGAAAGATTTTATGATCCAAATTCAGGTTCAATCACATTCGATGGTATTGATATCAAAGAGTTGGATCCAGTTTGGTATCGTGGTATCATTGGTTATGTATCACAAGAACCTGTATTATTCGCTGGTTCAATCAAAGATAATATCACTTTTGGTAATGATAGTGCAACAATGGATCAAATTATTTCGGCTGCAGAGAAAGCAAATGCtcattcattcattgaaGAGTTTGAAAATGGTTATGATACTATAGTTGGTGAAAGAGGTGTTCGTTTATCTGGTGGTCAAAAACAACGTGTTGCAATAGCTCGTGCTATGATTCAAAATCCAATGATCCTCTTATTAGATGAAGCTACCTCTGCTCTTGATGCTGAAAGTGAATATTTAGTTAAACAAGCAATCGATGAAATTATGAAAGATCGTACTGTCATTGTAATTGCTCATCGTTTATCAACTGTAATAAATGCAAATACTGTAGTTGTAATTAATCAAGGTAAAATTGAAGAAATGGGTACTcataaagaattattaaataatactgATGGAATTTATCATAATTTAGTAAAAAGACAATTATCTTctgatgattaa